The sequence TTACTGACCGTACAATTGTATTATTAGGGAGCTTGTTCATCGACCAGTTGGTTCCGTCGAAAGATAGAAGTCCGGAATGATTGGCAAAATAGACTAAACCATTATCGGCTATACTAACCCCCCAGTTTTGTCTGGCACCTTTGTAAATGCTTTGATCAAACTGTAACACTCCCGTTCTCTCCACTAAAGCAAATGACGTTATGGCCAAAATGAACAAAGAAATGGTGCTAATGATCCTTTTTGTTGCGTTTATGCGCATCGAATGGTAATGAATTGTCAGATAATACTTCGTCGTTTTTAACTCTTTTTATACTGTTTTCCCCCTTAAATCGAAGTAAATGAATTTTAATGTATTAAAAAAGCAAAATGAAAAATAAAAGTGTAGAGACTTTAAGCATCACAAAGCCAGTTGTTTAGTGGTATTGTGTTTTTAACAAGATGAGGTAATGATGAGGTGCTTTTTGGGCTTCACTTTGTCCGAAAGTATGAATAGTGTGTCGTTTTGGTTGTTTTCGGGCCGAGGGCGAGCGTAACTTTGACATCAAACTAATTCAAATTTTAAAGTTATGCGGAAAACATTCTTTATTCTAATTCTCCTTTTTTCGTTTTCAACCCTATTTGCTCAGGATAGAATTGCTATCTCTGGCTCGGTGGTTGATGCAAACGGAATTACTCTGCCGGGAGTATCCGTTTTGGAGAAAGGAACAACTAACGGAGTTGTTACAGACATTGACGGCAATTATACATTGTCGGTAAAACAGGGAGCCACTGTAGTTTTTAGTTACATTGGTTTTCTATCGCAGGAAATTAATCCACAACAAGATGGAACAATCAACATTCAATTGCAGGAAGATGTTGTGGGGCTTGAGGAAGTTGTTGTGGTTGGTTACGGATCGATGAAAAAGGCCGATCTTACCTCTTCTATTTCCACACTTAAATCGGATGAACTGGTAAAAACACCTGCCGGACAGGCGATGCAGTCATTGCAGGGAAAGGTTGCCGGTGTACAAATTGTGAATTCAGGATCGCCTGGTAGTTCACCAACAGTTCGTATTCGTGGTATCGGATCATTTCCGGGAAGTAGTAATTCTTCGCCATTGTATGTTGTTGACGGAATGTATTTCGACAACATCGATTTTCTTAACCCGTCAGATATTGAAACTTTATCGGTATTAAAAGATGCGTCGGCATCGGCAATTTATGGTGTTAGGGCGGCAAACGGTGTGGTACTTATTACCACTAAAAAAGGTTCGTTAAACACACAAACCAGTATTACTTACGAAGGATACTACGGTATTCAGGTTCCGCAAAACGTAATGCAAATGGCTAATGCAGAACAGTTTGTTGATTACGTTTACCAAACCGGGTCGGCAGCTGATATTAGTTTCGTAGAAAATGCCATGCAACGTTATGGACGTAGTCGTGTAAATCCGAACGTACCAAATGTTAACACCGATTGGTATGCAGAGATCATGAAATCGCACGCCCGCCAGCAAAACCACTCGGTTTCTGTTTTGGGAGGTAACGATAAAACATCTTACTCAATGGGAGTGAGTTACTACGATCAGGAAGGTTTGCTGGAAGCAGAAGATTCGTACAAAAGAATGAATATTCGTGCTTCACTGGATCATCAGGCAAACAGCTGGTTAAAAACCGGCGTTAACTTCAACGTAAGTAACGGAACCCGCTACATTGCAAGCGATGCTGCCTGGTTTAGTGCTTACCATGCTGTGCCGATATTACCGGTTTACGATCAGCAGAACTATGACGATTTGGTAGATCAGGGAATTGACTATCCGAGCAATTACTCAAGTGCACAGTTGCTGGATTACCGTGGTTCCCAAAACCCGTTTTTGAGTCTTGCATACAACGATTCACGTCAGGATATCAGAAAGGTACTTGCCGGTGTTTATGCTGAACTTGACCTACTTCCAAACTTGTTGAAGTTTAAAAGTACGTACAATTCTTCAATGATGTTTTTGAAATCAAGAAGCGTTGGTTTGCCTTACTATATTACCAATTCAACAAGGCGAACTTTATCAACAATTTCATCATCAAGAACTACCAATGTGAATCATTTCTTCGATAACACATTAACTTATACCGACAGTTTTGGCGACCATAACATTACGGCAATGGCCGGTATGTCGTACCGTGATGAGTGGTACGATTACCTGAGAGGCTATGCCGAAGATATTCCACTGAATGAAAATGCATGGTACATCGATCAGTCGCAATCAGAAACATCAAAGCAAGTTGGCGATAACGGAGAGCGCTTGTATGGAGTTTCCTATTTCGGACGTCTTTCGTATAACTACGATAACAAATACATTGCATACTTCACCATTCGTCAGGAAGGAACACAAAAGTACCAGGAGAAATGGGGTACTTTCCCTGCCTTTGGTTTAGGTTGGGTAGTAACCGAAGAAAGTTTTATGGAAAATGTTGGTTTCCTGAATTACCTAAAATTAAGAGGTGGTTGGGGAAAACTGGGTAACGACAAAATTGCCCGTCAGGATGGTGCAAACACTACCAATCCTGTTTATTTGGCTATCGACGACATGCAAGTTGACGGAACAACAACAACAAGTACTTTTGGGTATTTAGGTTGGGAAACCGTAACCGGAACTAACGTTGGGTTGAACGCTGAACTTTTTGATAATCGTTTAACCATTGATGCCGACTACTTTGTTCGCGATACAGAAGACGCTGCTATCCCGGTGAGTTTGAAATTACAATCAGGAAGTGTTTTACGTAACGTTGGTACCATCCGTAACTCAGGGTTGGAACTGGCTGTAGGCTGGCGAAACGAAATTAACAGAGACTTTAGCTACAACCTTGGTGTTAACATTTCGACACTTAAAAACGAAGTGCGCGACCTTTACGGACAATCATACATTAACGGAGGTTCTGCCGAATTCAGACAACGTTCTCAGGTTGGCGAGCCATTGCTTTCGTTCTATGGTTACGAAGTTGCCGGTATTTATCAAAACGAAGCAGAAATTAGTGCCGATCCGGTTGCAGTTGACAACTCACTTGTTCCGGGCGATTTCAAATATGTTGATCAGAACAACGACGATGTAATCGACGACGACGACAAAGTATTCCTTGGTTCGTACATTCCAACTTTCACGTACGGTGGATTTATCGGGTTAAACTATAAGGACTTCGAATTCTCGATGAACATTATGGGGCAAACCGGTAACAAAATTCTGAACCGTAAACGTGGTGAGATTATCTGGACAAACGATACCAATATTGATGCCGACCTGGCCAACGGATTATGGACAGGCGAAGGAACATCGAATAAATATCCTTCGGCTTCGGCACTTCGCCGCGGATGGAACCAGAACTTCAGCGATTACCTGGTAGAAGACGGAAACTTCTTCCGCATCCAGAACATTCAGCTGGCATACAACATTGATGGCGAAAAGCTGTTTGGCGCGGGAATGCCCGATGCGAGAGTATTTGTAACTGCTGAAAAGCCGCTAACTGTATTTAAATACAACGGATTTAATCCTGAAGTTAACAACGGTATCGACCGCCAGTTTTACCCGGTACCTGCCGTTTATACAATTGGTGTAAATCTTAAATTCTAAACACTTAACGACATGAAGAAGAAACTATTTATAAAATATTTTACACCCGTATTTTTAAGCGGGCTGTTATTGGTGTCGGTTATCGGATGTACCGACAAACTGGACGAACCTTTTGAAAACGAATCGTTTACCAGCGATGTAGATTATACCATCGCAGAAGACATGGATTTGCCACTTCTTGGAGCTTACTATGGATTTTACACTCGCCAATGGGAAGAACCATTAACATTGGGTATTCGTGGTGATGATGTAAATGCTGCAGGCGACCAGGTTCCTATGCATGAACAAGATAATTTTACTTACATGGCCAGTCACTGGAATACAAATTCGGTTTGGCAAAATCATTACAACGATATTGTAA comes from uncultured Draconibacterium sp. and encodes:
- a CDS encoding TonB-dependent receptor is translated as MRKTFFILILLFSFSTLFAQDRIAISGSVVDANGITLPGVSVLEKGTTNGVVTDIDGNYTLSVKQGATVVFSYIGFLSQEINPQQDGTINIQLQEDVVGLEEVVVVGYGSMKKADLTSSISTLKSDELVKTPAGQAMQSLQGKVAGVQIVNSGSPGSSPTVRIRGIGSFPGSSNSSPLYVVDGMYFDNIDFLNPSDIETLSVLKDASASAIYGVRAANGVVLITTKKGSLNTQTSITYEGYYGIQVPQNVMQMANAEQFVDYVYQTGSAADISFVENAMQRYGRSRVNPNVPNVNTDWYAEIMKSHARQQNHSVSVLGGNDKTSYSMGVSYYDQEGLLEAEDSYKRMNIRASLDHQANSWLKTGVNFNVSNGTRYIASDAAWFSAYHAVPILPVYDQQNYDDLVDQGIDYPSNYSSAQLLDYRGSQNPFLSLAYNDSRQDIRKVLAGVYAELDLLPNLLKFKSTYNSSMMFLKSRSVGLPYYITNSTRRTLSTISSSRTTNVNHFFDNTLTYTDSFGDHNITAMAGMSYRDEWYDYLRGYAEDIPLNENAWYIDQSQSETSKQVGDNGERLYGVSYFGRLSYNYDNKYIAYFTIRQEGTQKYQEKWGTFPAFGLGWVVTEESFMENVGFLNYLKLRGGWGKLGNDKIARQDGANTTNPVYLAIDDMQVDGTTTTSTFGYLGWETVTGTNVGLNAELFDNRLTIDADYFVRDTEDAAIPVSLKLQSGSVLRNVGTIRNSGLELAVGWRNEINRDFSYNLGVNISTLKNEVRDLYGQSYINGGSAEFRQRSQVGEPLLSFYGYEVAGIYQNEAEISADPVAVDNSLVPGDFKYVDQNNDDVIDDDDKVFLGSYIPTFTYGGFIGLNYKDFEFSMNIMGQTGNKILNRKRGEIIWTNDTNIDADLANGLWTGEGTSNKYPSASALRRGWNQNFSDYLVEDGNFFRIQNIQLAYNIDGEKLFGAGMPDARVFVTAEKPLTVFKYNGFNPEVNNGIDRQFYPVPAVYTIGVNLKF